A DNA window from Castanea sativa cultivar Marrone di Chiusa Pesio chromosome 7, ASM4071231v1 contains the following coding sequences:
- the LOC142642087 gene encoding L-type lectin-domain containing receptor kinase IX.1-like, translating into MAVFNLTIKHFRFPQLLILFSLFMITNFFSILTPFTSAVSFNFTHFYSPDPNIVYENAYADKDHVIQLTGTNMKLWLNGRATYSRPMHLWDKDSRKLTDFSTHFSFVIDKQNNTNYADGLAFFLAPNGSKLNAAALAGNLGLFILGSKPEEHPFVAVEFDISTNTWDPTWFHIGIDINSTDSVAFMPWLLGSNSITEGKTNEAWISYNSSSKNLSVVFTGYNVTVNQSLSIIVDLREVLPEWVTFGFSAATGGASALHTIKSWDFNSSLKIDNNNEGPSLNLHSKKRNTSLLVVGFIAGGFILVGGLTMVLFALWKRNRRANEDDRALDEEFKREIGPRRFTYDELARATNDFNDKEKLGQGGFGGVYRGFLRDFNSVVAVKRVSKGSTQGIREYAAEVKIISQLRHKNLVQLIGWCHERSREQLLLVYDFMPNGSLDSHLYKEDTLLVWEVRYKIVQQLASALHYLHEGWDHCVLHRDIKPSNIMLDSNFNAKLGDFGLARLVDHASALRTTDLAGTKGYIDPGCVTTRRASKESDIYSFGIVALELACGRKPVNHEAPEDQVVMLEWVRELHGRGVLLDAADQRFGGQFDEQQMNCLLIVGLWCAHSEYDHRPSIKEAIQVLNFEAPLPLLQFDIPRSSHHTPTMNEATSLYSTSNE; encoded by the exons ATGGCTGTTTTCAACCTCACGATCAAACATTTCCGATTTCCACAGCTTTTAATCCTCTTTTCTCTATTTATGATCACCAATTTCTTCTCTATACTAACCCCATTTACAAGTGCTGTATCATTCAACTTCACTCATTTTTATTCTCCAGACCCTAACATAGTATATGAGAACGCTTACGCTGATAAAGACCATGTCATTCAACTTACGGGCACCAATATGAAACTATGGCTTAATGGTCGAGCCACGTATTCCAGACCCATGCACCTGTGGGACAAGGACTCCAGAAAGCTCACAGAtttctctacccatttttcctttgttatTGATAAGCAGAATAATACTAACTATGCAGACGGGCTGGCCTTCTTCCTTGCACCTAACGGTTCCAAACTCAATGCCGCTGCTTTAGCTGGCAATCTGGGTCTCTTTATCCTAGGGTCAAAGCCAGAGGAACATCCTTTCGTTGCAGTGGAATTTGATATCAGCACCAATACCTGGGATCCGACTTGGTTT CATATAGGTATTGATATCAACTCCACGGATTCTGTTGCTTTTATGCCATGGTTATTGGGTAGTAATTCTATAACGGAAGGGAaaacaaatgaagcttggattAGTTACAATTCAAGCTCAAAAAATTTGAGTGTTGTCTTTACTGGCTACAATGTTACTGTAAATCAGTCACTTTCTATTATTGTTGATTTGAGAGAGGTCCTACCCGAATGGGTTACTTTTGGATTCTCAGCCGCAACAGGAGGTGCTTCTGCTCTACATACTATTAAATCTTGGGATTTTAATTCAAGTTTGAAAATTGATAATAACAATGAAGGACCCAGTCTAAACCTCCACTCTAAGAAAAGGAACACATCCCTGTTAGTTGTGGGGTTCATTGCGGGGGGATTTATTTTGGTTGGTGGGTTGACCATGGTTCTGTTTGCCTTGTGGAAGAGGAATCGGAGGGCTAACGAAGATGATCGTGCCCTTGATGAAGAGTTTAAAAGGGAAATAGGACCTAGAAGGTTTACATACGATGAATTGGCTCGTGCAACAAATGATTTCAACGACAAAGAAAAGCTAGGCCAAGGAGGATTTGGTGGAGTTTACAGGGGATTTTTAAGGGACTTTAACTCCGTTGTTGCTGTTAAAAGGGTATCAAAAGGGTCCACACAAGGGATAAGGGAGTATGCAGCAGAAGTAAAAATCATCAGCCAATTGAGACACAAGAATTTGGTACAACTCATTGGATGGTGCCATGAAAGAAGTAGAGAACAACTATTACTTGTTTATGATTTCATGCCCAATGGAAGCTTAGATTCACATCTTTATAAAGAAGATACCTTATTGGTGTGGGAAGTGAGGTACAAGATTGTACAACAGTTGGCCTCCGCCTTGCATTACTTGCATGAAGGATGGGATCATTGCGTGTTGCATAGAGATATAAAACCGAGCAATATTATGCTTGATTCAAATTTCAATGCCAAACTTGGAGATTTTGGATTAGCTAGGCTCGTGGACCATGCTAGTGCATTACGAACTACTGATTTGGCAGGTACCAAAGGCTATATAGACCCAGGATGTGTCACAACCCGAAGGGCTAGTAAGGAATCAGATATCTATAGTTTTGGAATTGTTGCATTGGAATTAGCTTGTGGAAGAAAACCAGTCAACCACGAGGCCCCAGAAGATCAAGTAGTCATGTTGGAGTGGGTTCGGGAACTCCATGGAAGAGGAGTACTTCTTGACGCAGCTGACCAAAGGTTTGGTGGACAGTTTGATGAGCAACAAATGAACTGTTTGTTGATTGTAGGGCTTTGGTGTGCTCACTCCGAATATGATCATAGGCCTTCAATAAAAGAAGCAATTCAAGTGCTCAATTTTGAAGCTCCATTGCCTCTTCTCCAATTTGATATCCCCAGATCATCACATCATACTCCAACAATGAATGAAGCTACATCTTTGTATTCAACCTCCAATGAATGA